Genomic segment of bacterium:
CGGAGGAGAAGATCCGGATCGTCCTGGAGGGGCTGCGAGGAGAGCAGAGCATCTCGGAGCTCTGCCGCCGGGAAGGCATCGCGGCCAACCTCTACTACCGCTGGAGCAAGGACTTCCTGGAGGCCGGTAAGAAGCAGTTGGCTGGAGACACGGTCCGGGAGGCGACCAGTGACGAGGTCAAGGAACTTCGTGCCGAGAACAGCGAGCTGAAGGAGGTCGTGGCAGAGATCACTCTCGACAACCGTGTGCTCAAAAAAAGTCTGACGGGTCTTGGCGAGGAGGACGGCACGTGAGACGCACGGCATCGGAGAAGATGAAGATCATCCGCCTGGTCGAGGAGACCGATCTCCCGGTTCGCGCGACGCTGCGGCAGCTCGGTGTACCTCGGAGCACTTTCTACGGCTGGTACCAGCGATACGAAGCAGAGGG
This window contains:
- a CDS encoding transposase; amino-acid sequence: MSRTKKQSTEAAVREIRRRTRRKFAPEEKIRIVLEGLRGEQSISELCRREGIAANLYYRWSKDFLEAGKKQLAGDTVREATSDEVKELRAENSELKEVVAEITLDNRVLKKSLTGLGEEDGT